A window of the Corallococcus exiguus genome harbors these coding sequences:
- a CDS encoding OmpA family protein, whose protein sequence is MRAELERQLRDMVPESPSEVQVLFAGFKPEDGYRLVETDFLLDGEPLAVPGLEELNAPGVHRLAVLKVEPGEHTLVSRVTYTNGSWSLFSETNGFLWKITASVGFQTQRGLRVVVKASPSVVPNAPDPRLKLKLTHAVTAEMIKPPQDEPAVVTAPPPVKPAPVDAGAPVKVVQPTPPLDAGVKPTTTVVSVTPPVERPPVAPSRLRLQVTSKKPTSATAFVRGTGEPLKLTVPGKKPQDVPLSAGAYTVDLIADGFLAQTRQVELAAGADSSLAFALVPAPKAAKAAKVQEGRIELPDPLSFDEKKPVPAKATLAGLDLAVDLLVRDPKARLRVEGHTDSREVPEPARQSLSDARARAVADMLVRAGVAPSRVEAVGLGDRNPKAPNLIPRGRELNRRVELVLLRP, encoded by the coding sequence GTGCGCGCGGAGCTGGAACGCCAGCTGCGCGACATGGTCCCCGAGTCCCCTTCCGAAGTGCAGGTGCTCTTCGCGGGCTTCAAGCCCGAGGACGGCTACCGGCTCGTGGAGACCGACTTCCTCCTGGATGGCGAACCGCTCGCCGTCCCGGGGCTGGAGGAGCTCAACGCGCCCGGCGTCCACCGGCTCGCGGTCCTGAAGGTCGAACCCGGCGAGCACACCCTCGTCTCGCGCGTCACGTACACCAACGGCTCCTGGAGCCTGTTCAGCGAGACCAACGGCTTCCTCTGGAAGATCACCGCCTCCGTCGGCTTCCAGACCCAGCGCGGCCTGCGCGTCGTGGTGAAGGCGTCCCCCAGCGTCGTGCCCAACGCGCCGGATCCGCGCCTCAAGCTCAAGCTCACCCACGCCGTCACCGCGGAGATGATCAAGCCTCCGCAGGACGAGCCCGCCGTCGTCACCGCGCCGCCGCCCGTGAAGCCCGCGCCCGTGGATGCCGGCGCCCCGGTGAAGGTCGTCCAGCCCACGCCGCCGCTGGACGCGGGCGTGAAGCCCACGACGACTGTCGTCTCGGTGACGCCGCCCGTGGAGCGCCCGCCGGTGGCGCCCAGCCGCCTGCGCCTCCAGGTGACGTCGAAGAAGCCCACCTCCGCCACCGCCTTCGTGCGCGGCACGGGCGAGCCCCTGAAGCTCACCGTGCCCGGCAAGAAGCCGCAGGACGTGCCCCTGTCCGCGGGCGCGTACACCGTGGACCTCATCGCCGACGGCTTCCTCGCGCAGACGCGCCAGGTGGAGCTGGCCGCCGGGGCGGACTCGTCGCTCGCCTTCGCGCTGGTGCCCGCGCCCAAGGCCGCCAAGGCCGCCAAGGTGCAGGAGGGCCGCATCGAGCTGCCCGACCCCCTGAGCTTCGATGAGAAGAAGCCCGTGCCCGCCAAGGCCACGCTCGCGGGCCTGGACCTGGCGGTGGACCTGCTGGTGCGCGACCCGAAGGCCCGCCTGCGCGTCGAGGGCCACACCGACTCGCGCGAGGTCCCCGAGCCCGCGCGCCAGAGCCTCTCCGACGCCCGCGCCCGCGCCGTGGCCGACATGCTCGTCCGCGCCGGCGTGGCCCCGTCCCGAGTGGAGGCCGTGGGCCTGGGCGACCGCAATCCCAAGGCCCCCAACCTGATTCCTCGCGGACGTGAGCTCAACCGCCGCGTGGAGCTGGTGCTGCTGCGTCCCTGA